Proteins from a genomic interval of Polaribacter sejongensis:
- a CDS encoding translocation/assembly module TamB domain-containing protein: MSKKIKNKKYRFLRRFLRVFLGLIILVGFLILFIRSPWGQSVIVDKAVNYVTDKTNTKITVDKLFLTFKGGLQLEGLYVEDTKGDTLVYSKSLEANLPLWGMIKGGTVGVDNLEWNGLRANIIRKDSLSGYNFQFLIDAFASEEPTPVVEETTSEPVDIVLGNIDLSSINVVFKDDVIGIDSHFKIGNLTANMDKIDLQKMIFNADEISLSDTNIKLIQKTVAPDTSTTESILPFLSANKIALKNVKAYYKNPGGQLISNINIDEFYTEIPEIDLSKNKINLTTLQLKNADILLKTASTNSTVTETTTNSNTAFVWPDFDVQIDDINLENNKIQYFVNDEKIVKNTFNPNAIVVENLTLKVSDIFLKDKKAGLQLQTFNFKEKSGFNLTEFALNTKLSDKEFEVSDINIQVDKNRISGFAKANYNSISQLISSPEKTNIQLKIPSFSLWLETLFKFQPTLKENEYVNKLSKKSLTGTLNLNGTLADVNINNTNVNWGNSTKISLDGNFKNVTDTDKLQLNISNFKAKTKRNDLLQIVDEKEFGIHLPEDILITSNVDGTLNNISTTTKINTTQGLATIKGSFKNEAKISYDIDLNIDKYNIGSLLINPNFGQLSVTLNSSGNGKNLEDLDAKLSTNISKFQLENYTITDLNINGILKNSKGKITSTYKDKNLNVDLNGIVDLDSINTKATLNLNLIGVDLQALGLMERNVKSAMELSLDFTGNLEKYAVKSNIKNGVVVYNNQTYLLGSLSANAFVDKDTTAVSINNKMIDLNLESNTDPQTFSTALQRHVSSYFYKDSIVLDTITNPVNLILKGKISQTPLLNEVFLVNLKDLDTVNIDVDFKEKKQLLTANITAPHINFSNNELDSLSFSMNTNKEDFNFNLGFKNITAGPLNVPKTIIKGNQKDKELSLNFLSFYEGEKLMNINSLITKENNQLKFTIKNDSLLLNSNNWKIPKTNAILFENDKLSFSDFKISFENQFIEITDKVSNISKDHIALNYENFKIDEIFNYLSPEKEITTGVLNGKFILEQPFGNTGIIADLSISQLQVLKTNFGKLSIDAKSLENGKYDFNASLKEGDVDLDIKGDYLAENNDANLNLDLLINSFKMKTLNTLSLGEIKETSGSFSGEFKITGQTSEPVYKGNLHFTNAAFNVAKLNAKFKLQDETLNIDNSGLSMSNFTILDAQNNSLVFSGAIKTKSFINPTFNLDIKAKNFSVLNATRRDNETLYGKVSFNADAKLTGDLQIPKLDTKLVVGSDTDITYVLPASYTNIEERDGIVSFVNRENPDAILTQQEEETATITGFDVKALLKIDKQAAVTVIIDEETGDNFNVSGDGDFILLMNPNGDLSLTGAFEVSKGQYELNLYNVVDRKFVLVPGSRISWAGDPLDAKLDIQTMYTLKTSASDLMASQISGEDSSVQNKYKQVLPFNVYLNIAGELLQPKISFNLDMPEDHQGAISGQVYDRVQQINQQEEQLNKQVFSLLVLSRFYPDSGSDGSSGGFASIAKNNLNDAVSGQLNSFSDKLLGNSGIQLDFGLNSFTDYQGDTPTDRTQLDIAAQKKLFNDRLTVRVGSEVDIQGSSQTGEESPLIGNVSLEYRITEDGRYSLKGFRKNEFENVIDGQTIVSGIALIFTKEFNEFQQLWDSILRSKKDNKNVKTKDNKEDKEDKEDKEDKEDKEDNKVENSDNKK; encoded by the coding sequence GTGTCTAAAAAAATAAAGAATAAAAAATATCGCTTTTTAAGAAGATTCTTACGAGTTTTTTTAGGACTAATCATTCTTGTTGGTTTTTTAATACTTTTTATTAGAAGCCCTTGGGGACAAAGTGTTATTGTTGATAAGGCAGTAAACTATGTTACCGATAAAACAAATACTAAAATTACTGTAGACAAGCTATTTTTAACTTTTAAAGGTGGTTTGCAATTAGAAGGTTTGTATGTAGAAGACACCAAAGGAGACACATTGGTATATTCTAAATCTTTAGAAGCAAACCTACCTCTTTGGGGAATGATTAAAGGAGGTACCGTTGGTGTAGACAATTTAGAATGGAATGGTTTACGTGCCAATATTATAAGAAAAGACAGTCTTTCTGGGTATAACTTTCAGTTTTTAATAGATGCATTTGCATCAGAAGAACCAACTCCTGTTGTTGAAGAAACAACTTCGGAGCCTGTAGATATTGTTCTTGGAAATATTGATTTATCAAGTATTAATGTTGTTTTTAAAGATGATGTAATAGGAATTGACAGTCATTTTAAAATTGGAAATCTAACTGCCAATATGGATAAAATTGATTTGCAAAAAATGATTTTTAATGCTGATGAAATTTCACTTTCTGATACTAATATTAAACTGATTCAAAAAACTGTAGCACCAGACACCTCAACTACAGAAAGTATTTTACCCTTTTTATCTGCAAATAAAATAGCCTTAAAAAATGTAAAAGCGTATTATAAAAACCCTGGTGGCCAATTAATTTCTAACATAAATATTGATGAATTTTATACAGAAATTCCTGAAATTGATTTATCAAAAAACAAAATTAATCTTACCACTTTACAGCTTAAAAACGCTGATATTCTTTTAAAAACAGCTTCAACGAATTCAACTGTTACAGAAACAACTACAAATAGTAATACCGCTTTTGTTTGGCCAGATTTTGATGTGCAGATAGATGATATTAATCTAGAAAACAACAAGATTCAGTATTTTGTAAATGATGAAAAAATTGTTAAAAACACTTTTAATCCGAATGCGATTGTTGTAGAAAATTTGACACTAAAGGTTTCTGATATTTTCTTGAAAGACAAAAAAGCAGGTTTACAATTACAGACTTTTAATTTTAAAGAAAAATCTGGATTCAACTTAACCGAGTTTGCATTAAATACAAAACTTAGTGATAAAGAATTTGAAGTTTCAGATATAAATATTCAGGTTGATAAAAACAGAATCTCTGGTTTTGCAAAAGCAAATTATAATTCAATTTCTCAACTAATTTCATCACCAGAAAAAACTAACATTCAATTAAAAATACCTTCGTTTAGTCTTTGGTTAGAAACCCTTTTTAAGTTTCAACCAACATTAAAAGAAAATGAATACGTTAATAAATTAAGTAAAAAAAGCCTTACCGGAACATTGAATCTTAATGGTACTTTGGCTGATGTAAATATTAATAACACGAATGTTAATTGGGGAAACTCTACAAAAATATCTTTAGACGGAAACTTTAAAAATGTTACTGATACAGATAAATTACAACTGAACATTTCTAACTTTAAAGCAAAGACAAAACGAAATGATCTTTTACAAATTGTAGACGAAAAAGAATTTGGCATTCATTTACCCGAAGATATTTTGATTACAAGTAACGTAGATGGTACTTTAAATAACATATCAACAACTACAAAAATAAACACAACACAAGGTCTTGCAACTATTAAAGGAAGCTTTAAAAACGAAGCAAAAATTAGTTATGATATAGATCTAAATATTGATAAATATAATATTGGTTCACTTTTAATAAACCCTAATTTTGGTCAATTAAGTGTTACCTTAAACTCTTCTGGGAATGGTAAAAATCTTGAAGATTTAGACGCCAAATTATCAACAAATATTTCTAAATTTCAATTAGAAAATTACACTATTACAGATTTAAATATCAATGGAATTTTAAAAAATAGCAAAGGTAAAATTACATCAACTTATAAAGACAAAAATCTAAATGTAGACTTAAACGGAATTGTAGATTTAGATTCTATAAATACAAAAGCAACTTTAAATCTAAACCTAATTGGCGTAGACTTACAAGCGCTTGGTTTAATGGAACGTAATGTAAAATCTGCTATGGAACTTTCTTTAGATTTTACAGGGAATTTAGAAAAATACGCCGTAAAAAGTAATATAAAAAACGGAGTTGTTGTATATAATAATCAAACTTATTTATTAGGTTCTTTATCCGCTAACGCGTTTGTAGACAAAGACACCACAGCTGTTTCTATCAACAATAAAATGATAGATTTAAACTTAGAATCAAACACAGATCCGCAAACATTTAGCACAGCATTGCAACGTCATGTTTCTAGTTATTTTTATAAGGATAGTATTGTTTTAGACACCATCACAAACCCTGTAAATTTAATTTTAAAAGGTAAAATTTCTCAAACACCACTTTTAAACGAGGTTTTTCTAGTCAATTTAAAAGATTTAGACACCGTAAATATTGATGTAGATTTTAAAGAGAAAAAACAACTCTTAACAGCTAATATTACAGCACCACACATTAACTTTAGTAATAATGAATTAGACAGTTTGTCTTTTTCTATGAATACAAACAAAGAAGATTTCAATTTTAATTTAGGTTTTAAAAACATAACAGCAGGTCCTTTAAATGTGCCAAAAACCATTATCAAAGGAAACCAGAAAGACAAAGAATTATCGCTTAATTTTTTAAGTTTTTACGAAGGAGAAAAATTAATGAATATAAACTCTCTTATTACAAAAGAGAACAATCAATTAAAATTTACAATAAAAAATGATAGCTTATTATTAAATAGTAATAATTGGAAAATACCTAAAACCAATGCTATTCTTTTTGAGAATGATAAATTATCATTTTCCGATTTTAAAATCAGTTTTGAAAATCAATTTATAGAAATTACAGATAAAGTTTCTAATATTTCTAAAGATCATATTGCTCTAAATTATGAGAATTTTAAAATTGATGAAATTTTTAATTATTTAAGTCCAGAAAAGGAGATTACAACAGGAGTTTTAAATGGAAAATTTATTCTAGAACAACCTTTTGGAAACACTGGTATTATTGCCGATTTAAGCATTAGTCAATTACAAGTATTAAAAACAAACTTTGGTAAATTAAGTATTGATGCAAAATCTTTAGAAAACGGAAAATATGATTTTAATGCATCTTTAAAAGAAGGCGATGTAGATTTAGACATTAAAGGAGATTATTTAGCAGAAAATAATGATGCCAATCTAAATTTAGATTTGCTAATTAATTCTTTTAAAATGAAAACCTTAAATACACTTTCTTTAGGAGAAATTAAAGAAACTTCGGGTAGTTTTTCTGGAGAATTTAAAATAACAGGTCAAACTTCTGAACCTGTTTATAAAGGAAATTTACATTTTACAAATGCAGCTTTTAATGTTGCCAAGCTAAACGCTAAATTTAAGTTACAAGACGAAACTTTAAATATTGATAACAGCGGTTTAAGCATGTCTAACTTTACCATTTTAGATGCACAAAACAATTCGCTAGTATTTTCTGGTGCTATAAAAACCAAAAGCTTTATAAACCCTACATTTAATTTAGATATTAAAGCAAAGAATTTTAGCGTGCTAAATGCTACAAGAAGAGACAACGAAACTCTTTACGGAAAAGTTTCTTTTAATGCAGATGCAAAACTAACTGGAGACTTACAAATTCCTAAATTAGACACTAAATTAGTAGTAGGTTCAGACACAGATATTACCTACGTTTTACCTGCTAGTTACACAAATATAGAAGAAAGAGATGGTATTGTTTCTTTTGTAAATAGAGAAAACCCAGACGCTATTTTAACGCAACAAGAAGAAGAAACTGCAACAATTACAGGTTTTGATGTAAAGGCACTTTTAAAAATTGATAAACAAGCTGCAGTAACCGTTATTATTGATGAAGAAACTGGTGATAATTTTAATGTTTCTGGTGATGGAGATTTCATATTGCTAATGAACCCAAATGGAGATTTATCTTTAACTGGTGCTTTTGAAGTTTCTAAGGGACAATATGAACTAAATTTATACAATGTTGTAGATAGAAAATTTGTTTTGGTTCCTGGTAGTCGTATTTCTTGGGCAGGAGATCCTCTTGATGCAAAGTTAGACATACAAACAATGTATACTTTAAAAACATCTGCTTCAGATTTAATGGCATCTCAAATTTCTGGCGAAGATTCATCTGTACAAAACAAATACAAACAAGTACTGCCTTTTAATGTGTATTTAAATATTGCTGGCGAATTGTTACAACCAAAAATATCTTTTAATTTAGACATGCCAGAAGATCACCAAGGAGCTATTAGCGGTCAGGTTTACGATCGTGTGCAACAGATTAATCAACAAGAAGAGCAATTAAATAAACAAGTTTTTTCTTTATTAGTTTTAAGTAGGTTTTATCCAGATTCTGGCAGCGACGGAAGTTCTGGTGGTTTTGCTTCTATTGCAAAAAACAATTTAAATGATGCCGTTTCTGGGCAATTAAATTCTTTTTCTGATAAACTTTTAGGAAACTCTGGTATTCAATTAGATTTTGGTTTAAACAGTTTTACAGATTACCAAGGCGATACACCAACCGATAGAACTCAATTAGATATTGCTGCACAGAAAAAGTTATTTAACGATCGTTTAACCGTAAGAGTTGGTAGCGAAGTAGACATACAAGGAAGTAGCCAAACAGGTGAAGAATCTCCTTTAATTGGTAACGTAAGTTTAGAATATAGAATTACAGAAGACGGTAGATATAGTTTAAAAGGTTTTAGAAAAAATGAATTTGAAAATGTAATTGACGGACAAACTATTGTTAGCGGAATTGCATTAATTTTCACTAAAGAATTTAATGAATTTCAGCAACTTTGGGATTCTATTTTACGTTCTAAAAAAGACAATAAAAACGTAAAAACCAAAGACAATAAAGAGGATAAAGAGGATAAAGAGGATAAAGAGGATAAAGAGGATAAAGAGGATAATAAAGTTGAAAATTCTGATAATAAAAAGTAA
- a CDS encoding bifunctional alpha/beta hydrolase/OsmC family protein yields the protein MNTIRLEIENKKGLKLQAYLELPANEKPNQFAIFAHCFSCNSNFNAVKNISRSLSNHGFGVLRFDFTGLGRSEGEFAESHFSANVEDLLAVNAFLEKNYKAPSLLVGHSLGGAAVIVAASKLENIKAVATVGAPATVGHVTHLFSHGTAEIPEKGDIEVKIGGRPFKINQDFVNDFSKTDLPKIIKNLRKPILVMHAPFDTVVGIENAEKIYHNAMHPKSFVSLDGADHLLSKSKDSIYVGNMIGTWVERYFESEENNMISTEGEQLVGHLNLLEDNFTTSIQTKKHAFIADEPANIGGDDFGPSPYDFLSAGLAACTVMTLKMYAERKKWDLQEVFVYITYSKKHSDDLGIAVDKPTRFDHLNKKLKFVGNLDEKQILRLKEIAAKCPVHKTLQSEVIIETEIV from the coding sequence AATGAAAAACCGAATCAATTTGCCATTTTTGCACATTGTTTTTCTTGCAACAGTAATTTTAATGCCGTAAAAAATATCAGTCGTTCTTTGTCTAATCATGGTTTTGGCGTTTTACGTTTCGATTTTACAGGACTAGGAAGAAGTGAAGGCGAATTTGCTGAAAGTCACTTTTCTGCCAACGTAGAAGATTTGTTAGCGGTAAATGCTTTTTTAGAAAAAAACTACAAAGCACCATCATTATTAGTTGGTCATTCTTTGGGTGGAGCGGCAGTTATTGTAGCGGCTTCAAAATTAGAAAACATAAAAGCGGTTGCCACTGTTGGCGCTCCTGCAACTGTTGGGCATGTAACTCACTTATTTTCTCATGGAACAGCAGAAATTCCAGAAAAAGGAGATATCGAAGTAAAAATTGGAGGTCGTCCTTTTAAAATAAATCAAGATTTTGTAAACGATTTCAGCAAAACAGATTTACCTAAAATCATTAAAAATTTACGCAAACCAATCTTGGTAATGCACGCTCCTTTTGATACCGTCGTTGGTATAGAAAATGCAGAAAAAATTTATCACAATGCCATGCATCCAAAGAGTTTTGTTAGTTTAGATGGTGCAGATCATTTATTATCAAAATCAAAAGATAGTATTTATGTTGGTAATATGATTGGTACTTGGGTAGAACGTTATTTTGAGTCTGAAGAGAACAATATGATTTCTACCGAAGGTGAACAATTGGTAGGACATCTAAACTTATTAGAAGACAATTTTACAACTTCTATTCAGACTAAAAAACATGCTTTTATTGCTGATGAACCTGCAAATATTGGTGGTGATGATTTTGGTCCTTCTCCGTATGATTTTTTAAGTGCAGGTTTAGCTGCTTGTACAGTAATGACTTTAAAAATGTATGCAGAACGTAAAAAATGGGATTTACAAGAAGTCTTTGTATATATTACCTATTCTAAAAAACATAGCGACGATTTAGGTATTGCTGTAGATAAACCAACCAGATTTGATCATTTAAATAAAAAATTAAAGTTTGTTGGGAATCTAGATGAAAAACAAATACTACGTCTAAAAGAAATTGCAGCTAAATGCCCTGTTCACAAAACATTACAAAGCGAAGTTATTATTGAAACAGAAATCGTTTAA